In Panicum virgatum strain AP13 chromosome 4N, P.virgatum_v5, whole genome shotgun sequence, a single window of DNA contains:
- the LOC120671615 gene encoding uncharacterized protein LOC120671615 isoform X2, with amino-acid sequence MPCKVLLHTSGSVSHASTRHKLGEELGRPARRDEVFVKTHTRKNGVPSRQAAPKIDEIKEILEVYLEVVDRTIQQGDAYAIVCGLKEPKGRVRVLGVGPTPQDIGTSELKSYMPTRIQIEVLAREKAESEKAALQQRVKELEEQMLEERLAQERQNHESNSQHGSNSRHQVSPRPEEAADESHQNNSRAEGGNCTDNEDYDLSDGENLLNQRHATAPLVPAMNNASQPSVHDGHRYAHDSLVGKTVILYAMLRSQAVARGVVISTNPNTILEGQPLGKQFCEVIVNLVLKRDAMLPRPYDDMETMADADMMSIAWPYKRLKVCDDRASKPSHGAVGLQESQGAAN; translated from the exons ATGCCGTGCAAAGTTCTCCTTCATACATCTGGCAGCGTTAGCCATGCTTCTACTAGGCATAAACTG GGTGAGGAACTTGGGCGTCCGGCTAGAAGAGATGAAGTCTTTGTCAAAACACATACAAGAAAAAATGGGGTTCCTTCAAGGCAGGCAGCACCAAAAATT GATGAAATTAAAGAAATTCTTGAAGTCTATCTAGAGGTGGTTGACAGAACAATTCAGCAAGGCGATGCATACGCTATTGTTTGCGGACTAAAGGAGCCAAAAGGACGTGTTCGTGTATTGGGCGTAGGACCAACTCCCCAAGATATTGGTACATCGGAGTTGAAGTCGTACATGCCAACAAGGATTCAAATAGAAGTTCTTGCTCGTGAAAAAGCTGAAAGTGAGAAAGCAGCTCTACAACAACGTGTTAAGGAATTAGAGGAGCAAATGCTTGAGGAAAGGCTGGCACAAGAAAGGCAAAATCATGAATCCAACTCACAACATGGTTCTAATTCACGACACCAAGTG AGTCCGAGGcctgaagaagctgcagatgagTCACATCAAAATAATTCTAGAGCTGAAGGAGGTAATTGCACAGACAATGAAGATTATGACCTTTCTGATGGGGagaacttgcttaaccaaaggcATGCAACAGCTCCATTAGTGCCTGCCATGAACAATGCATCCCAACCAAGTGTTCATGATGGCCATCGCTATGCACATGATTCCCTT GTTGGAAAGACTGTCATACTATATGCTATGCTGAGATCACAAGCTGTAGCTAGGGGTGTTGTCATTTCAACTAATCCAAACACCATATTAGAAGGTCAGCCTCTTGGGAAGCAATTTTGTGAAGTTATTGTGAATTTGGTGCTGAAAAGAGATGCAATGCTGCCTCGCCCTTATGATGATATGGAAACTATGGCTGATGCAGACATGATGTCAATTGCATGGCCATACAAGAGG CTAAAGGTTTGCGATGATAGGGCATCAAAACCTTCTCATGGTGCTGTAGGATTGCAG GAATCACAAGGTGCTGCTAATTAA
- the LOC120671122 gene encoding FT-interacting protein 1 isoform X1, whose protein sequence is MDFLSFFFPDRSMCVVGVVLQWRFKRTRMSGHGGGGDPHHEDFQLKDTNPLLGEQWPKGAAGPAGGGGLAGWLGVDKPSSTYDLVEQMFFLYVRVVKAKDLPPNPITGAPMDPYVEVRLGNYKGTTRHFDRRANPEWDQVFAFSKSRVQSNALEVFLRDREMLGRDDYVGKVTFDVAEVPTRVPPDSPLAPQWYRLEDRRGEGGKVRGELMLAVWIGTQADEAFPEAWHSDAAAVRGEGVASVRSKAYVSPKLWYLRVNVIEAQDVQPQQARGGRAPEVFVKAQVGNQILKTSAVPAPTLNPRWNEDLLFVVAEPFEEQLVLMVEDRVAPGNDDLLGRVALPLKLFEKRLDHRPFVQSRWFDLEKFGVGAGIEGETRRELRFASRVHVRACLEGAYHVMDESTMYISDTRPTARQLWKPPVGVLEVGILGAAGLQPMKTRDGRGATDAYCVAKYGQKWVRTRTMIGTFNPTWNEQYTWEVFDPCTVITIGVFDNCHLGNNGGQQQPARDGRIGKIRIRLSTLETDRVYTHAYPLIALHKSGVKKMGELRLAVRFTCLSLVSMLHLYTQPLLPRMHYLHPFTVTQLDALRYQAMGIVAARLGRAEPPLRREVVEYMLDVESHMWSMRRSKANFFRAVSLFSGLAAAARWFGDVCQWKNVATTALVHVLLLILVWYPELILPTVFLYMFLIGLWGYRRRPRHPPHMDTKLSWAEAAHPDELDEEMDTFPTSRPQDVVYMRYDRLRSVAGRIQTVVGDMATQGERLQSLLSWRDPRATCLFVVFCLLAAVVLYVTPFRVVALVAGLYVLRHPRFRSRLPAVPSNFFRRLPSRADSML, encoded by the coding sequence ATGGATTTCCTTTCGTTTTTCTTTCCTGATCGATCGATGTGTGTGGTCGGCGTCGTCTTGCAATGGAGGTTCAAGAGGACAAGGATgagcgggcacggcggcggcggcgacccgcaCCACGAGGACTTCCAGCTCAAGGACACGAACCCGCTGCTGGGCGAGCAATGGCCCAAGGGCGCGGCGGgccccgcgggcggcggcgggctcgccggGTGGCTGGGCGTGGACAAGCCGTCCAGCACCTACGACCTCGTGGAGCAGATGTTCTTCCTCTACGTGCGCGTCGTCAAGGCCAAGGACCTGCCGCCCAACCCCATCACCGGCGCGCCCATGGACCCCTACGTCGAGGTCCGGCTCGGCAACTACAAGGGCACCACGCGGCACTTCGACCGGCGCGCCAACCCCGAGTGGGACCAGGTCTTCGCCTTCTCCAAGTCCCGCGTCCAGTCCAACGCCCTCGAGGTCTTCCTCAGGGACCGCGAGATGCTCGGCCGCGACGACTACGTCGGCAAGGTCACCTTCGACGTCGCCGAGGTGCCCACGAGGGTGCCGCCCGACAGCCCGCTCGCGCCGCAGTGGTACCGCCTCGAGgaccggcgcggcgagggcggcaaGGTGCGCGGCGAGCTCATGCTGGCGGTCTGGATCGGGACGCAGGCCGACGAGGCGTTCCCGGAGGCCTGGCactcggacgccgccgccgtgcgcggcgAGGGCGTCGCCAGCGTGCGGTCCAAGGCGTACGTGTCGCCCAAGCTCTGGTACCTCCGCGTCAACGTGATCGAGGCGCAGGACGTGCAGCCGCAGCAGGCCCGCGGGGGCCGCGCGCCGGAGGTGTTCGTCAAGGCGCAGGTGGGGAACCAGATCCTCAAGACCTCCGCCGTGCCGGCGCCGACGCTGAACCCGCGGTGGAACGAGGACCTGCTGTTCGTCGTCGCCGAGCCGTTCGAGGAGCAGCTGGTGCTCATGGTGGAGGACCGGGTGGCCCCCGGCAACGACGACCTCCTCGGCCGCGTCGCGCTGCCGCTCAAGCTCTTCGAGAAGCGGCTGGACCACCGGCCGTTCGTGCAGTCGCGGTGGTTCGACCTCGAGAAGttcggcgtcggcgccggcatCGAGGGCGAGACGCGGCGGGAGCTCCGGTTCGCCAGCCGCGTGCACGTGCGTGCCTGCCTGGAGGGCGCCTACCACGTGATGGACGAGTCCACCATGTACATCAGCGACACCCGCCCCACGGCGCGGCAGCTCTGGAAGCCGCCCGTCGGCGTGCTCGAGGTCGGCAtcctcggcgccgccgggctGCAGCCCATGAAGAcccgcgacggccgcggcgccACCGACGCCTACTGCGTCGCCAAGTACGGCCAGAAGTGGGTGCGCACGCGCACCATGATCGGCACCTTCAACCCCACCTGGAACGAGCAGTACACCTGGGAGGTGTTCGACCCCTGCaccgtcatcaccatcggcgtCTTCGACAACTGCCACCTCGGCAACAATGGTGGCCAACAGCAGCCGGCGCGCGACGGCCGCATCGGCAAGATCCGCATCCGGCTCTCCACGCTGGAGACCGACCGCGTGTACACCCACGCCTACCCCCTCATCGCCCTCCACAAGTCGGGGGTGAAGAAGATGGGCGAGCTCCGGCTCGCCGTGCGCTTCACCTGCCTCTCCCTCGTCAGCATGCTCCACCTCTACACGCAGCCGCTGCTGCCCCGGATGCACTACCTGCACCCGTTCACGGTGACGCAGCTCGACGCGCTCCGGTACCAGGCCATGGGCAtcgtggcggcgcggctgggcCGCGCGGAGCCGCCGCTCCGGCGCGAGGTGGTGGAGTACATGCTCGACGTGGAGTCCCACATGTGGAGcatgcggcggagcaaggccaACTTCTTCCGCGCCGTCTCCCTCTTCTCggggctcgccgcggcggcgcggtggttcGGCGACGTGTGCCAGTGGAAGAACGTGGCGACGACGGCGCTGGTGCACGTGCTGCTGCTCATCCTGGTGTGGTACCCGGAGCTGATCCTCCCCACGGTGTTCCTCTACATGTTCCTGATCGGGCTGTGGGGctaccggcggcggccgcgccaccCGCCGCACATGGACACGAAGCTGTcgtgggcggaggcggcgcaccCGGACGAGCTGGACGAGGAGATGGACACGTTCCCGACGTCGCGGCCGCAGGACGTGGTGTACATGCGGTACGACCGGCTGCGGAGCGTGGCGGGGCGGATCCAGACGGTGGTCGGCGACATGGCCACGCAGGGGGAGCGGCTGCAGTCGCTGCTCAGCTGGCGCGACCCGAGGGCGACCTGCCTCTTCGTCGTCTtctgcctcctcgccgcggtGGTGCTCTACGTCACGCCGTTCCGGGTGGTGGCGCTCGTCGCCGGGCTCTACGTGCTCCGCCACCCCAGGTTCCGGAGCAGGCTGCCCGCCGTGCCCAGCAACTTCTTCCGCCGCCTGCCGTCGCGCGCCGACAGCATGCTCTGA
- the LOC120671615 gene encoding uncharacterized protein LOC120671615 isoform X1, whose translation MIGSFLLTFGGLMNLKTGKSMPCKVLLHTSGSVSHASTRHKLGEELGRPARRDEVFVKTHTRKNGVPSRQAAPKIDEIKEILEVYLEVVDRTIQQGDAYAIVCGLKEPKGRVRVLGVGPTPQDIGTSELKSYMPTRIQIEVLAREKAESEKAALQQRVKELEEQMLEERLAQERQNHESNSQHGSNSRHQVSPRPEEAADESHQNNSRAEGGNCTDNEDYDLSDGENLLNQRHATAPLVPAMNNASQPSVHDGHRYAHDSLVGKTVILYAMLRSQAVARGVVISTNPNTILEGQPLGKQFCEVIVNLVLKRDAMLPRPYDDMETMADADMMSIAWPYKRLKVCDDRASKPSHGAVGLQESQGAAN comes from the exons ATGATTGGAAGTTTCTTATTAACTTTTGGAGGTCTGATGAATCTAAA AACGGGCAAAAGCATGCCGTGCAAAGTTCTCCTTCATACATCTGGCAGCGTTAGCCATGCTTCTACTAGGCATAAACTG GGTGAGGAACTTGGGCGTCCGGCTAGAAGAGATGAAGTCTTTGTCAAAACACATACAAGAAAAAATGGGGTTCCTTCAAGGCAGGCAGCACCAAAAATT GATGAAATTAAAGAAATTCTTGAAGTCTATCTAGAGGTGGTTGACAGAACAATTCAGCAAGGCGATGCATACGCTATTGTTTGCGGACTAAAGGAGCCAAAAGGACGTGTTCGTGTATTGGGCGTAGGACCAACTCCCCAAGATATTGGTACATCGGAGTTGAAGTCGTACATGCCAACAAGGATTCAAATAGAAGTTCTTGCTCGTGAAAAAGCTGAAAGTGAGAAAGCAGCTCTACAACAACGTGTTAAGGAATTAGAGGAGCAAATGCTTGAGGAAAGGCTGGCACAAGAAAGGCAAAATCATGAATCCAACTCACAACATGGTTCTAATTCACGACACCAAGTG AGTCCGAGGcctgaagaagctgcagatgagTCACATCAAAATAATTCTAGAGCTGAAGGAGGTAATTGCACAGACAATGAAGATTATGACCTTTCTGATGGGGagaacttgcttaaccaaaggcATGCAACAGCTCCATTAGTGCCTGCCATGAACAATGCATCCCAACCAAGTGTTCATGATGGCCATCGCTATGCACATGATTCCCTT GTTGGAAAGACTGTCATACTATATGCTATGCTGAGATCACAAGCTGTAGCTAGGGGTGTTGTCATTTCAACTAATCCAAACACCATATTAGAAGGTCAGCCTCTTGGGAAGCAATTTTGTGAAGTTATTGTGAATTTGGTGCTGAAAAGAGATGCAATGCTGCCTCGCCCTTATGATGATATGGAAACTATGGCTGATGCAGACATGATGTCAATTGCATGGCCATACAAGAGG CTAAAGGTTTGCGATGATAGGGCATCAAAACCTTCTCATGGTGCTGTAGGATTGCAG GAATCACAAGGTGCTGCTAATTAA
- the LOC120671122 gene encoding FT-interacting protein 1 isoform X2, producing the protein MSGHGGGGDPHHEDFQLKDTNPLLGEQWPKGAAGPAGGGGLAGWLGVDKPSSTYDLVEQMFFLYVRVVKAKDLPPNPITGAPMDPYVEVRLGNYKGTTRHFDRRANPEWDQVFAFSKSRVQSNALEVFLRDREMLGRDDYVGKVTFDVAEVPTRVPPDSPLAPQWYRLEDRRGEGGKVRGELMLAVWIGTQADEAFPEAWHSDAAAVRGEGVASVRSKAYVSPKLWYLRVNVIEAQDVQPQQARGGRAPEVFVKAQVGNQILKTSAVPAPTLNPRWNEDLLFVVAEPFEEQLVLMVEDRVAPGNDDLLGRVALPLKLFEKRLDHRPFVQSRWFDLEKFGVGAGIEGETRRELRFASRVHVRACLEGAYHVMDESTMYISDTRPTARQLWKPPVGVLEVGILGAAGLQPMKTRDGRGATDAYCVAKYGQKWVRTRTMIGTFNPTWNEQYTWEVFDPCTVITIGVFDNCHLGNNGGQQQPARDGRIGKIRIRLSTLETDRVYTHAYPLIALHKSGVKKMGELRLAVRFTCLSLVSMLHLYTQPLLPRMHYLHPFTVTQLDALRYQAMGIVAARLGRAEPPLRREVVEYMLDVESHMWSMRRSKANFFRAVSLFSGLAAAARWFGDVCQWKNVATTALVHVLLLILVWYPELILPTVFLYMFLIGLWGYRRRPRHPPHMDTKLSWAEAAHPDELDEEMDTFPTSRPQDVVYMRYDRLRSVAGRIQTVVGDMATQGERLQSLLSWRDPRATCLFVVFCLLAAVVLYVTPFRVVALVAGLYVLRHPRFRSRLPAVPSNFFRRLPSRADSML; encoded by the coding sequence ATgagcgggcacggcggcggcggcgacccgcaCCACGAGGACTTCCAGCTCAAGGACACGAACCCGCTGCTGGGCGAGCAATGGCCCAAGGGCGCGGCGGgccccgcgggcggcggcgggctcgccggGTGGCTGGGCGTGGACAAGCCGTCCAGCACCTACGACCTCGTGGAGCAGATGTTCTTCCTCTACGTGCGCGTCGTCAAGGCCAAGGACCTGCCGCCCAACCCCATCACCGGCGCGCCCATGGACCCCTACGTCGAGGTCCGGCTCGGCAACTACAAGGGCACCACGCGGCACTTCGACCGGCGCGCCAACCCCGAGTGGGACCAGGTCTTCGCCTTCTCCAAGTCCCGCGTCCAGTCCAACGCCCTCGAGGTCTTCCTCAGGGACCGCGAGATGCTCGGCCGCGACGACTACGTCGGCAAGGTCACCTTCGACGTCGCCGAGGTGCCCACGAGGGTGCCGCCCGACAGCCCGCTCGCGCCGCAGTGGTACCGCCTCGAGgaccggcgcggcgagggcggcaaGGTGCGCGGCGAGCTCATGCTGGCGGTCTGGATCGGGACGCAGGCCGACGAGGCGTTCCCGGAGGCCTGGCactcggacgccgccgccgtgcgcggcgAGGGCGTCGCCAGCGTGCGGTCCAAGGCGTACGTGTCGCCCAAGCTCTGGTACCTCCGCGTCAACGTGATCGAGGCGCAGGACGTGCAGCCGCAGCAGGCCCGCGGGGGCCGCGCGCCGGAGGTGTTCGTCAAGGCGCAGGTGGGGAACCAGATCCTCAAGACCTCCGCCGTGCCGGCGCCGACGCTGAACCCGCGGTGGAACGAGGACCTGCTGTTCGTCGTCGCCGAGCCGTTCGAGGAGCAGCTGGTGCTCATGGTGGAGGACCGGGTGGCCCCCGGCAACGACGACCTCCTCGGCCGCGTCGCGCTGCCGCTCAAGCTCTTCGAGAAGCGGCTGGACCACCGGCCGTTCGTGCAGTCGCGGTGGTTCGACCTCGAGAAGttcggcgtcggcgccggcatCGAGGGCGAGACGCGGCGGGAGCTCCGGTTCGCCAGCCGCGTGCACGTGCGTGCCTGCCTGGAGGGCGCCTACCACGTGATGGACGAGTCCACCATGTACATCAGCGACACCCGCCCCACGGCGCGGCAGCTCTGGAAGCCGCCCGTCGGCGTGCTCGAGGTCGGCAtcctcggcgccgccgggctGCAGCCCATGAAGAcccgcgacggccgcggcgccACCGACGCCTACTGCGTCGCCAAGTACGGCCAGAAGTGGGTGCGCACGCGCACCATGATCGGCACCTTCAACCCCACCTGGAACGAGCAGTACACCTGGGAGGTGTTCGACCCCTGCaccgtcatcaccatcggcgtCTTCGACAACTGCCACCTCGGCAACAATGGTGGCCAACAGCAGCCGGCGCGCGACGGCCGCATCGGCAAGATCCGCATCCGGCTCTCCACGCTGGAGACCGACCGCGTGTACACCCACGCCTACCCCCTCATCGCCCTCCACAAGTCGGGGGTGAAGAAGATGGGCGAGCTCCGGCTCGCCGTGCGCTTCACCTGCCTCTCCCTCGTCAGCATGCTCCACCTCTACACGCAGCCGCTGCTGCCCCGGATGCACTACCTGCACCCGTTCACGGTGACGCAGCTCGACGCGCTCCGGTACCAGGCCATGGGCAtcgtggcggcgcggctgggcCGCGCGGAGCCGCCGCTCCGGCGCGAGGTGGTGGAGTACATGCTCGACGTGGAGTCCCACATGTGGAGcatgcggcggagcaaggccaACTTCTTCCGCGCCGTCTCCCTCTTCTCggggctcgccgcggcggcgcggtggttcGGCGACGTGTGCCAGTGGAAGAACGTGGCGACGACGGCGCTGGTGCACGTGCTGCTGCTCATCCTGGTGTGGTACCCGGAGCTGATCCTCCCCACGGTGTTCCTCTACATGTTCCTGATCGGGCTGTGGGGctaccggcggcggccgcgccaccCGCCGCACATGGACACGAAGCTGTcgtgggcggaggcggcgcaccCGGACGAGCTGGACGAGGAGATGGACACGTTCCCGACGTCGCGGCCGCAGGACGTGGTGTACATGCGGTACGACCGGCTGCGGAGCGTGGCGGGGCGGATCCAGACGGTGGTCGGCGACATGGCCACGCAGGGGGAGCGGCTGCAGTCGCTGCTCAGCTGGCGCGACCCGAGGGCGACCTGCCTCTTCGTCGTCTtctgcctcctcgccgcggtGGTGCTCTACGTCACGCCGTTCCGGGTGGTGGCGCTCGTCGCCGGGCTCTACGTGCTCCGCCACCCCAGGTTCCGGAGCAGGCTGCCCGCCGTGCCCAGCAACTTCTTCCGCCGCCTGCCGTCGCGCGCCGACAGCATGCTCTGA